The window CAAAGTGTGACGAAGTTCAAACCATTTCCACATCTAAACACCATATCTGCCAGAAGCTCCAATGCTTCCCTTGTAAACCCAGCTCCCAAATACCCTGCAACCATAACAGTCCAAGCAACAGCGTTtctctcaggcatttcatcaaaaacctctcttcctctctctaaCCCTTCCCATTTGACAACTGTGTCCAAAACCACCGTCCATGAAACAACGCTCTTCTCCTCTAACGCCTCGAAGATGCGTTTGACTTCACTCACAAACCCACATTTCCCATACATATCCATCAAGGCATTACAAACTTTTACACTAGTCAAAAAACCCATCTTTGCAACAACCCCATGTGCTTGTTCACCGAACTTCACATCTTCTGACTTAGAACACACGCCAAACAAGCAAACTACGGAAACATCATCAATCTCTACTCTTTGCCTTCTCATTTCAACGAAGAGATTCATCGAATCAACCAAGAATCCATACCGGGAAAAAGAGGATAGCAAAGTTGTCCAATCCACGTTATCTTTTTCTGACAGAGGAATTTCGTCGAACAGTTTATGGGCAGTAACCATTTCACCGGAAGCCGAATAAAACTGAAAGAGCGCATTGCTAAGGTACGACTTCGGAGCTTTCTTCAATCCTGAAGTGGTTAAAACGGCGTGCAATTCCTTGCCTGGTCGGAGAAACGAGCGTTGAGCACATTGCCGGAGAAGGAAACGAACTTTTTGGTAGGATAAGAAGCAGCATTTCATAAGATTATGTTTTGTTGTGTTTCTGTCCTACAATGTTGTTCGAACTTGTCGTCTTGAGAGTAAAGTttacttccttcttcttttttttttactttttgggtTAATAAGGTTTTactagctctttttttttaccttttcacATAACAAAAGTTTTGGCTTTGATAGCTCTCTTATCAGATAGCATTGATTTATTAATCATACAAATAGAAATTAGTTAACTCAGAACCAAATTGTTTTGAGAAGAGGACGTTTCTGGTTATGGAAACCTGATGTTGTCACTAACCCATTCAATCATCATATCTACATTTGGGGGTAATAGGTTAAAGTCGTAAACGTCTAAATTGTCACTGACAAAgacatacaacaacaacaacaacaacaaaaaagactGAAAATTATGTACAAAAATTAGATTGTCCAGAatcttcattttcatcatcaatCTACATTTCTCTACGTCCCCACCGATCAACCAACACCATCATTCTAGATTTCGTTTCTAGGGGGTCCATACGAAAATTTACGcgtaattcttaaaaaaaaaaatatccccccccaaacaaaatttaaacacaTAAATACACACATAGCTAACAACATATCTTCTAGTTTATTCTTAACTCTTTTAAGTATTTGGTTCACTATTTCAAACATATAAGAATAGTATAATCCATTTGGTATCCCATATAGATTTGACAGCTTTATGAAAAGGACATGTGGTGGTTGGATTTTGATGCTATGCTACAATACGAACAATCACCAGATAATATAAACTCACATGGAACAGATAAGCCAATGTTGAATATACGttcaaaatagaaataatattttataatttaatccagagataatccaataaatatacaCACATCCTTTTTTGTTCAACAATTGAACCAACTCACCACACCTCCAACTAAACAAGATCTTTGAATTATAAAGAAAAGATTAGgcattaattttcttaaataaatcaaatacaatctttttttgtctCAACAATTAATTCaaagacacacaaaaacaaaaagattaaaaaccaaaaacaatccaacattacaaaagagaaataatCTCAACTAAATTTAAAAGCTTTCCCTGAAAAGAATTtgaggttttttgtttttgtttcaaatcGGTTTCGATTCAACTAAAGAACTCTTTGGAGGACAACTACCACATCCTTGAGATCAAATCCCACATGGTCGGGAAAGCGAAAAGAGACACCGGGATCATGAACTGAGCGAAACCAGTGACAATTGAAACTGATCCAATGCTCTTGACAGGTGCAGATTTTGGTGGAGGAGGAAGCTTCTCGACTTTAACAGCAAGCTTCATGCCACCGTAACAGCCACCCTTCCCGTCGAGTAGGTAGTAATGTTTGGTCTGGTTGAGAGTTACAATGTCTCTCCCGGCTCCACGTGTCCAGTTGCGTATTGGGTGGTCGGAGATACATCCTTCATAGTCAGTCTTGTTCACTTCAAGAATGTTGTGTTGGTTTCTGTCGAACACGAAATCTgagaacaacaaccaaaaaaagaaagacctTTATAATTAGTTCCAAAGATTTGAGACATTTCTTGATTTCAAATCAAGATCTTTCCTTTTCGagctaaaaatggaaaatgtGTGATTTCAAGATTTCAACTTTTAACTCAGTGGGACACTGTTTATGAGAGAGGAATGAGCAGCTATCCACTACTACTAGGTCTCAGTCTAAACAACCTTAAGAGTGTGTTCAAACCAGATCTGGACTAATTAGgaaacaattttgaaaaaacaatGTGAATCAAATCTCTGTTTCCACTGATGGCCTTTAAAGATTTGaagaggtattgtagaagaaactcgaaaagctaagaactttggtaaacaaaaagaaaatcagatcTAATACATAAACAGAtccgagagagaaagagtgaggGGGGGAGAGAACGTACATAGCCAGTCACCGAGGTAGAAATGCTTGCCCTGAGCCCAGATGGTGTAGTTAATGTTTGGGTTCCAGAACTTGTTTTCGCCGACTGTATACTTCTTCGCCGTCACTCCCGGCATAGGCGCCGCCGTTAGAATAGCCAGCACCACCGCCACAATTAGCACCGTGAATCtcgccatttttttgtttgctctctctctctctatctatcttaCTAActaaaaactctctctctcttctctcttgcgCAATTTGTGATTTTAAGAAAGTGGACTACTTGGTTGGggttttatttcctttttcaacTTCTGTTATCGGGGTAAggagctgaaaaaaaaaagcatactttagtttaaagaaaagaaaacatcacGCTCTATGTTTTCTATACTACTCTCTCTCACAAATAGTGTcattttaatctaatttttttgtttcaaaataaatgttattttaaattttcaatgtaatattaAGCATAAATTTTCAACTTTAACCTCATATTCATCGAAGAATATCAAGAGTTAATATCaattttaagaatataaaaaatattttaatatgttttcttaatttgtgtgaaatagAGAGTACTAaacatttattattatctttctttataaaaagtTGTTACTTATACTAAATATATCTTCTTTCAAAACTATTATGATATAGATTATACGCTTTTTGCATGTGATGATGATATGGTTTTGTTCAACGAAgttctacacttttttttttgtttcgctGTCTCTTGATTGGTTCCTTTATTTTTCCTATTCACATTTTTAtggatttaatttttctataagaACATGTTTGAACTGGATCTTGAAATGGGCTTTTTAAGATCCTGttactaaaagtctaaaaggAAAGGTCTATGAGTCCATCGTTATTCATGTAGCTTAGCCGAGGAAACCAGTAGTACCGGGTTGACTGGTTGTTTGGGTTATGAAATAGGAGTTAACGTATCAGAAGtccctaaatttttttgataaatctcatatttctttttttattctttatattcCCACCTTTTTGAATAATAGGTCATGAAACGATCTTACCCTTTTTGTTTCACtgaattagattaaattttttaaataaaaaaacaaaaacccagcTTCTTTCGACCCGAGAAACCCGACAAGATTACTGACCTCTCAACCCAGCTACTGGCGATTCTTCCGTCGTCGGAGCTCCTACTGCTGTCGTTCTTCACCAACTCGAGTTGAatcaagttgttcttcaaaatgCAGGTGCGTCACTTCACATTAGAGTAGCTTTTGGTTGaattggtttttgatttgtaaatttagaaattcAATTGGATTTAGATCGAAGAAAGCTTAGCACATTGGGTGTTTTACAAAGGTTTATGGGTCGATTGAGCTATCTATTTGATAAGAAAGGGATTTGGCTTTCGATTTCAGTGAATCAACTCGATTAGAACTCGTTTACCATTCGATTCGATTTTGATAGGACTCtcaggagagagagaaggtgtgaaactggtaatactggtatatttagtaaaactagtagtagtactaactatgatttttttatattggttggttTGGCAGGATACAATATGCGAGAACGTCAGCctacattttaaatttgaaggtcgcatgtatagtataatgttcaagaggaatataacattgttgatgttaaaagcaaGGATACAAAGGAAGCTTGGGTTTGTTGAAAGTAACGTTCAGTTGCAGCTGGGCTACAAGCCACTACTGGTAGAAACATTGGAGCATTGTGagcttaatgatgatgaggatgttaatgtttatctagactccgttaattatgagaagcgaagatgtatgttgtttgtgaatgtcATCCCTTCTGAGCCTCAGCCTGAGCAAGTTCCCATAGTGCNNNNNNNNNNNNNNNNNNNNNNNNNNNNNNNNNNNNNNNNNNNNNNNNNNNNNNNNNNNNNNNNNNNNNNNNNNNNNNNNNNNNNNNNNNNNNNNNNNNNNNNNNNNNNNNNNNNNNNNNNNNNNNNNNNNNNNNNNNNNNNNNNNNNNNNNNNNNNNNNNNNNNNNNNNNNNNNNNNNNNNNNNNNNNNNNNNNNNNNNNNNNNNNNNNNNNNNNNNNNNNNNNNNNNNNNNNNNNNNNNNNNNNNNNNNNNNNNNNNNNNNNNNNNNNNNNNNNNNNNNNNNNNNNNNNNNNNNNNNNNNNNNNNNNNNNNNNNNNNNNNNNNNNNNNNNNNNNNNNNNNNNNNNNNNNNNNNNNNNNNNNNNNNNNNNNNNNNNNNNNNNNNNNNNNNNNNNNNNNNNNNNNNNNNNNNNNNNNNNNNNNNNNNNNNNNNNNNNNNNNNNNNNNNNNNNNNNNNNNNNNNNNNNNNNNNNNNNNNNNNNNNNNNNNNNNNNNNNNNNNNNNNNNNNNNNNNNNNNNNNNNNNNNNNNNNNNNNNNNNNNNNNNNNNNNNNNNNNNNNNNNNNNNNNNNNNNNNNNNNNNNNNNNNNNNNNNNNNNNNNNNNNNNNNNNNNNNNNNNNNNNNNNNNNNNNNNNNNNNNNNNNNNNNNNNNNNNNNNNNNNNNNNNNNNNNNNNNNNNNNNNNNNNNNNNNNNNNNNNNNNNNNNNNNNNNNNNNNNNNNNNNNNNNNNNNNNNNNNNNNNNNNNNNNNNNNNNNNNNNNNNNNNNNNNNNNNNNNNNNNNNNNNNNNNNNNNNNNNNNNNNNNNNNNNNNNNNNNNNNNNNNNNNNNNNNNNNCTAGACTCCGTTAATTATGAGAAGCgaagatgtatgttgtttgtgaattTCATCCCTTCTGAGCCTCAGCCTGAGCAAGTTCCCATAGTGCCCACAATGCCCACAGTGTCCATAGTGGACCAAAGTTCTGTTGgtatgaactttgaaaaccaatatGCGAAGGATGGTGAAATCGGACCTAACGCCATTGTTGTCTACGTAGGCAAAAAAAGGCTGTAGAGGGCGATTCTAATAAAGAGGGTGAAGCTGAATCACgtgatgaaggtgatgaataTACTGAGCCACGCCCTGTTGTAGAACCGTGTAAGTATATTAAACTATGGGATGACGGTTTGGGTCTGACTAAACTTCAAgaatttccaaacaagaagGCATTGCAAGAAGTGGTGGATAGAGTTTCATTCGCtaactgttttagttttgaaatagtAAAGTCGGACAAGGTGCGTTATGTggtcaaatgtcctaaagaaggATGTAACTGGGGTTTACGAGGTGGTAGGATTCGAGATACAGATATTTTCTCGATTAGAAGGCACAACAAGATGCATACATGCTCTCGGGCTAGTCAAAGTTCAAGCAACAGTAAGAGACAAGGCACTCCACAATTAGTTGCTTCTCTTTTACATGGTGATTATCCAGGGCAAATGGAAACTCCACCTCCGAAAATTATCATGGGTCTTGTCAAGACAAAATTAGGTGTTGATATATCATATTCCACGGCGTTGAGAGGGGAAAATCAAGCTGTTACTCATTTGAAAGGTAGCCCAGAAGAAAGCTACAAGATGTTGCGATGTTATCTACACATGTTAGAGAAGGTTAATCATGGTACAAGATCATATGTGCTTTgcaatgagaataataaattcatgtacTTGTTCATAGCTTTGGGAGCTAGTGTTGAAGGATTTAAAGTCATGAGGAAAGTTAAAACTATGGATGCAACTTTTCTAAAGAACGGATAAAagggtgttcttgtttttgcatCGGTTCAAGATCCTAACCGTCACCATTATCCCTTGGcgtttggtgttcttgatggtgagaatgatgcaagttggaattggtttttggagatgttgaaaACCGTTGTTGGGGATTCTTCTGAAATAGTATTTATGACTGACAGAAATACAATTCTCATAAAAGCCATAGCTAATGTGTATCCACTGgctcatcatggtttttgtatatggCATTTATCCCAAAATGTGAAAGGTTATGCTCGTAACGTCAACAAAGACGTTGTTGCATGGAGATTCATGGAGTGTAGTAGGTTTTACACAGTGGCTGAGTTCAACATTGCTTACGCTTCTTTTACGACAAGATATCCTTCTGCTGCCAAGTATCTTGAAGAATCTACCCAGAAAGAAAGATGGGCAAGATGTGTTTttccaggagatagatacaacctAGACACAAGCAACTGTGTTGAATCGTTGAACAGCGTATTTAAAGATGCAAGGAGGTACTCCTTGATACCCATGCTTGAtgcaatacttaaaaaattCTCTGAATGGTTTAATGAACATCGGAAAGATGTTGTGTCTGGATCAGTCGCAAATAAATTGGTGCCTTTAGTGGAGAACTACTTACATGATTTATGGGCAACTGCTGAGAAACTAAAGGTGACAGAGCTAAATGGTTTCGAACTTGAATACAATGTCATTGACAGTGACGAAAAGCCTTATTTGGTGAAGTTGCGATTGAGAAGTTGCAGTTCCAGGTTTTTCGATATACAAACNTACGACAAGATATCCTTCTGCTGCCAAGTATCTTGAAGAATCTACCCAGCAAGAAAGATGGGCAAGATGTGTTTTTTNGTTGTGTTCTAAGTATTATTGGACGGAGTTGTGGGCAATTGCATATTGCAGGACAATTTATTTAGTACCTGATAAGGCTCGATGGGAAGTCCTAGATGAAGTCCAAGATATGTAGATCATTCCTCCGAATCGGAAAAtaaaagggagaagaaaaaaaacaaaaaggtatgcaTCTGCTGAGGAAAAACGACCAAAAACTCGACCTAGGACACATAATAAAAGGCGCCGGAGACAACAACTCCAATGGTTGTTATTTGGAGATAATGTTCATGTTTGATTCACCTCTTCATGtatcaattgtgtttggtttgactAATCTCTACTTTTTTATGACATAACTCCCTcttgaaacttaatttgaaacttaatttgaagtctattaacgttttttctttcaaaatatgtgtatataagagAGTAGAACTGGCACAACTAAGATAAAACTGGTAAAAATGGTAAAAGTGGTACTACATAGGTTTCtactataaatgaataatttttcaaaatatactaatttttgaaataatctcAACAAGTGTTTCCTTACACTTTTAATgtcactttgtaaataattaCCAAGTAAGCATGAAAAAGTTACAGAATTATAAGTTTAACTTATGAAGTTGCAAAAAGTTTGTACTTGTATGTTAGTTAAGTTTAATCAACTGtacaactaaaaaaagtaaTGCTAAGGTTTAGTATAACTAATTAAACTGAGAAACCTCTAAAGTACAACTATTTGCAAGTTTAGTGCAACTGAATTTAATCGGTAAAACTGTGTGTGAACGCACACATCTTTTACACGTGGCcaaaatttcgttttttctttcttcaccaTAGCCCCAAAGATTTTCTTCCTCATTCTCATCCATTCATCCATTTTCTTCGAAACTGAAAACCTCTAAAAtactccttctcttctctcatcttcaaAGTCGAATTCTAGATCTATAatttctctccttctcaaacTATTGAACAATTTGAGGCAGACCCATACTATGCTGATCAGAAGAGGGCGAGGAAGTTAGAAGCGTGGCGACAAGCCATAGCCGATGGTGATTTGGGCATGCCTCGAATTTGCCCATGTGGCGAACGAATCGTCAAAGAGATCTCTCCAACAGAAACAGATAAAAAGAGATGGTTTACTTGCGTTAAGTAtaaggtaaattaaattaaatcaaatacaacTGAGAGATCTGAGTATGATGTCTGTTCATTGATAAATTTTGCAGGATGATGGATTGCACAGGGGGAAAATTTGGGCTgatgcaattgaagaagaaacccaaaGCTTAAGGAAGGATGTTGATAACCATTAGGAGAGATTGAAAGAATTCGACCCCTATCATACTCAGATCTATAATTTGCAGATACAGCTTAAGGAGAAGAGTGACGAGATTGCCAAACTAAGCGAGGAGGTCGCGTTGCTTGCCACTCGAGTCGATCTCCTGGATAGGTTGTGTTTCGATTGATATTATCTGGGTCGATCTTCTACGTTGGTTTAAAACTTGTTGAATTAGtttctgtttcttatcttttatatgaattctcttgttgaatcagtttcttatcttttatgCGACTTCTCTTGTTGAATCATGATGTTCTATCTTTTATGTGACTTCTAGGATTATGCCTCCTTGTTGAATTGAATcatgttctatatttttatgaattctctagttttgtttagttttaccaaaaatacGAATGGTAAATCCAAGAAAATAACGtagttttacatagttttactaggAATACCAATACCAATCgcaaatccaagaaaataacgaagttttacatagttttactagtactacgatgacaaatcaaagaaaataacatagttttactacttcTTAGACTTTTTTCTCTTCGTCCCTCTCCCTCCTTCTTGCGAAGTACTTGGTTGTTCATCATCTACAGGCGCCTGACATGAAACCAAATATTGTTAACACCTTCTAGTATTACCAAGTATTAATATAGTATTACGAAGTATTACCTTTGATTTCTCTTGCTCTTTCACATATACTTCCAACGGTTCGATCCTTTTTTCAAGCCCATCAATCTTCGCCGAAATGTTATCGAACTGGGTTTTCATATCCTGCTTCATGGTCCTTAGAAGATCCACCAACTCAATAGTATCTTCTCTCGGTTGTTCATTGGCGTATATTTCCTCATTCAAATCGTTTTGTCCTGAACGAGTAGCCACATCGGCTGTGTACATCTCCTCCAAAAGTACAGGTAGTCCTCTACGAAGGCGCCACATCCAACTGGCAACTACGACATCATGGGTATcgtcttcctcagcttcttccatgATTAAATCGAGAAgaggaatttcttcatcaatatgagGGATCACACTAGCAATTGCCTGTGTAAACGACCTACTTTAGATACATTACAAACCAATTTATtcaaatgattaataatttcaaTTGTTAGGATAACTAACTATTGTTGTACCAAGTGTATCACCTATATTCTTTAGAGGAAAACCTTTCTGACCGGTACTCTTAAATTTCCTCCTGCACATCTTAGGACAACTTGCATCCGCCTCAGAAAGTTGGTCAATGTAAGTGTTCGCCAAAATTGGAACTGCcacaaatagtaaaaactacacaaaaaaaaaaaaactaaaatcagctTCACTTACAAGAAATATCAGCAATGagaaaacttcaaattttaaactatcTAACCTCCAATGGAATACAGAAACCTGGAACAGCCCATAACACATTCTCTTTATGCACGACCCCTTTAAAATGCCTTATTGTATGGGAAATCTCTTCTAGCATGTTCTCGAATGATAATCTCCCCCAAggaaaagacacacaaaaatctagATCATTCACTGCTCTTACAACAAAATCATCGATACCCGCAACATCTTTCTCTGAGTCTTTTGTATGGCCTACAATGATGCTTCCTAAAAAGTAGAGAACCGCCATCTTCAACCTATCACGAGTACGATCTGGTTGCATTACCATTAGCTTTTCCCTCACATCTTGAAGTCTAACctttttttcgtaaaaaataCTTCCTTCGAAACTTCGATACTGCCGGCTTCCTTGTAATCAAGTGGATAGCACCGACAATCTAATCCAGACATCAACGCGTGTCCTCTCAGACCATACCGGATTGGAACACCATTCACAACAAACcatgcttccttctttttttcaatttctgcCGTTCGAAGTAAGAGCAACCACATTCCCATAAGCTTGTGGTTTGGTTCCCTTGGCATGTGGAAAAAGTGCTTGAATTGTGGATGTTTCTCAAACCAAACCCTCTCAGAACTAGTCAGTGGATGCTCTAATTTATCAAACATTgtcaaagtttcaaaaatatgacaCCTTATCGatagcttgattttcttgttgtattgaCTAGGCTTGAAGTGCATTCCTAAAGGTTGCATCGATTCTGTTTCCTCCTCCGATTCCTGCAACAGTATCAGTTTTTCATGAGTTCTACCAGTTATACACCAACTAGTTGTACCAattctactagttctacacccaatagttgcaccagttctaccagttctactagatcgatttcaaattccaattcaATTCCGAATGACACAGACTTGTTGTACTTATAGTTGCATCGCTTGTACTCCTTCTCGAGTTACCTGCCGAGTTCGAACTTccctccttatcttcttcttcttcttctccttcatcatctttttcttccctttcttctccttcatcgttttcttcttctctttcatcgtttttttcttccccttctcaccttcttccccttcttcaccttcttctccttcatcgttttcttcttccccttcattgttttcttcttccccttcatcgtttccttcttccccttcatcgtttccttcttcccctttatcgtttccttcttcttctccatcgcttGATTCCGCAGAAGTAGATCTCTcgttatctcctccttcttcatcatcttcttctcgattACTTGATTCCGGAGTACcggattttgctttctctccttcgttCGCATTTTCTCCTTCGACCACCGGATTGGGTTCTTCCGAAACTCGACTTTCACTTTCTTCCGCCACCGTAAtcaaagctctctctcctcCTACTGTCGCCGGACTCAAACCCG is drawn from Camelina sativa cultivar DH55 chromosome 8, Cs, whole genome shotgun sequence and contains these coding sequences:
- the LOC104705813 gene encoding lamin-like protein, with translation MARFTVLIVAVVLAILTAAPMPGVTAKKYTVGENKFWNPNINYTIWAQGKHFYLGDWLYFVFDRNQHNILEVNKTDYEGCISDHPIRNWTRGAGRDIVTLNQTKHYYLLDGKGGCYGGMKLAVKVEKLPPPPKSAPVKSIGSVSIVTGFAQFMIPVSLFAFPTMWDLISRMW